The following DNA comes from Ictalurus punctatus breed USDA103 chromosome 19, Coco_2.0, whole genome shotgun sequence.
CCCCCTTGGTTGCTTATATAGCCAAacgtttaaacatttaaacaactACTTTATCATTTTTGCAAGCAGTTAGCATGGAGCCACCTGCAATACCATCCTAGACATATTCTATGGGTTAggaggttgttttgttttttccccccctcagtTTGCCAATTCGCACCCACCCTCCCATTGTCATCAGCTACGAACCAGAACTGGTGAAGGCTgccatgtgcttcctctgagacaggTGATGCCAGCCAACATCAATCTTGTGATGTGTTGCATCACAGGGCGGTGTAACACAACTGGAGTAACATGCTATTTGCCCTTGTCTCATACAtaagctcacagacacccacaatTTGCCAgggtcgctgtgattgacagacagtatgccatccctcctgCACAGAGAGCACAGTCAGTTTGGCTGTAGCATCGTCAGGGTTCGCTCTCGTGATCTTCCAAAAATTGGGTTAATGTCTGAGCTCTATATGCTGGCATTTTGGGTAAAAAACACTTGTAAATTTTTAAGCGCCTCCTCCTTTTTTActtactttctttatttttggatTGTAGATTATGAAACTAAACCAAACTAAAACGTGTGAAAGCATCCTGAGAGTAAATGTTTTATAAGATTGCCTGAGGCTGCATTCACACAGCACACGACGATTACTCTGTGGTGAACCAAAACAACCGGTCCGAGACCATCTGAGCAAAGTGGACATGGTCCAGTTAGAGTCGAGCTCTAGTGTGATTTCAGTTTGAAAGAGATTTGACCCTGAATTGCCCTAGCTGCAGTGAGTGACTAGAACCTGCTGTATTTTTGGGTTGcaggctgtattttttttattttattgtagatATGAGCTGATTAAATGCCCTGTGAGGAAGAATCTGAGCCAAAGGACAGGGCTGAAGTGCttcagaaatgcaaataaatgcagAATATGGTTAAAATTTTAAGCTAATTAtttatgtgtgcgtgtgtgtgtgtgtgtgtgtgtgtgtgtgtgtgtgtgtgtgtgtgtgtgtgtgtgtgtgtgtgtgtgtgtataaaaaatataaaaacgcATTTATTAAGACTGTTCTTGGTAGATTTCCATGATTAATATGAGCACTTGCCAAAATATTTGTTTACCTTTTTGCATTAGTGTCTTTCTAACTAATTAATGAAAGTTTTGtgtatatacaaaaataatcatcCCCAAGACCTCCTACATGCCccatcagatttttgtttttgtttgcttcttGGTATGTACATTGTGAAAACAAGCCACACCAGATAAATTAACAGACTAATGGGTGTGGAAAGCCCTTAGTCGGGGACCGCCCTGCTGGGAGCTGACACTGCTTGGATGACCGAGAGCATCTGAGGCAGAGAGGAAATGATGCTTGAATGGTGGTGGATGAGTGTGACAGAGGAGTCTCTGTCAGCAGCGTCCCGTTGCAGGGCTCGTTCAAGTAACGGAAAAGCTTCCCAATGGGTGTGCTCTGACTTACAAAACCTGTGTGTATGGAATCTGGATTCCAGGGAAtactcactgtctcacacaaATCTTTACTCTCTCAGGAATTTACACACTGCTGTAAATATAGTTCTGAATACTTATTTTGGCAGTGTTGCTTCAATGATGAGTCAGTTCctggattattatttattttaagagcaTGACATTCTTTGCTTTATCATCTCTCTTCCCCTTTTTCCCGTTTGCCTCATTTCCACCTCCTTTCCGTCTTCTAAGTGTAGCTGACCAAGCATGTTTATATTGTGAGCCTATAGGCTAGAAGTTTTCTCAGTTTGGTTGACCCGGATAGATGTGTGCGATGCAAAACAACTAGGGCCAACTTTCCAGGATATTTATGTAAAAACTTATGCTtgagtggggtgtgtgtatCAATTATGTGTGAAGACAACATAGTACACCGCCTCAGAGTCATGCATGTTGATGGTTGCTACTCCTGTAAACACACGGAGCTCGTGTGACTGACTTGTGTAAACAAGGTTCCtccttccacttttttcctCCTGCTTCTCTTGGCTTTGTGTGTAATACTCCTTTAGAAATAAAATCGTGGAAAGTATGTGTTTCCCTGCTGCTACTCTGTTAAGGTCCATGGGCGGGTGTGcaggaaattgtgtgtgtgtgtgtgtgtgtgtgtgtgtgtaagcccAGTGTTGTGTAAATCAGTGGTGAAGGAACAGACAAGAATGGCAGGATTTTTCATCACTTCCTCTGGAACAAATGTCTCTCATCAAGCCAGTGAGTGACATGTCATGTTCATATGACCGTGTCACTATTGCACATTTAAGTGACAGATTTCCtcatctttctcatttgtaccCTGGTTTTGGCAGCACACCTCTCAGCAGCTGAAATGCTACCCTAATGCGGATCAGTCCGTAGCTCTCAGTGACACACTGTCTGAGATTTCAAGGACAGCACAGCTGAGCAAGCTATACTCATGTCTCATTGCATAGTTAGTTACTTTTCTACTTGATCTTTGAGCGTATTGTTCGTTTGTATGATTTAGTAGTCAGGAACccatttaactgtaaaataaattccagatttatttaatgaacattATCTAAATGTgtgcaataatattttatgtactTAGAGCCATAGAGCTTtgtattcctgaactttccagaacacattaggtctaTTATTCGAAGAGGCTCGTATTAAACCCGGTCAATTCAAGCAATCAGACAGTAGCCGGCTaataatgatattattattattattattattattattattattaagacttTATACTGTCTTTTGCTGTACTAACTTGCATGTTAACTCTTTTTGTAACAGGAATTTAGTCCTATGGTTTTCATAGTCCATAGtctgtttgatttatttattcatttccccAAAAATGAGACATCAATGCatttctgtaagtcgctctggattaaatgctgtgaatgtgaataataaatataataattttaataatggtgggttgtgatttccacagtagtaactaaataaaaaaaatcacagcacCCGGGGGTGGGGGTGCTTGAGAGTCGTCTCTCTGGACCTCATTTTGAGAagcattattttactttatgtacattttatttgattttcctGCAAAACACTGAAACCACCTAACAACAGTGCGTTATATGAATGAATCTTCTGGGTCTTGTAGGTTATTGCATAGTATGTAATTCTACTTTAAATATAAAGTCATAGTATTTGAATTTGAGTCGCAGCTAACAACAACAGAAGGTTTTGAAAAGGATTTCACATTGACTGATCCCAGAATGGTTTGTGTGAAATTGCTAACATTTTAAGGCCAGCATGGATATGACGGTCAGGGATATAGCTGTAGCTAAAGCGTGACAAAAGCGAGCCGTGGTTCCATCCATAATGCTCCTGTTCTGCAATCAAAAGAGACGTGATGTCAAACTGGAAATGTACACCAGCAAATTCTAACGTTTCGTTTCTTTTTCAGGTAATCGAAGAAGGCAGCCATGTCTGACTACACTGACTCTATGAATGACGTGTCCAGTGACAGTTTTTGGGAGGTAATTTACACGCATATGCACATCGCACTGTTCATTTGCAGTTTGACGGTTGGCATGACTGTTATTTTGGTCTCTTTCTCTGCGGCCCAGGTTGGGAATTACAAAAGAGCTGTAAAGCGGTTGGATGATGGGAATCGTCTATGTAATGACTTGATGAACTGTATCCATGAGCGAGCTCGCATTGAAAAGGCATACGCACAGCAGTTGACTGAATGGGCCAAGCGCTGGAGACAACTGATAGACAAAGGTGAGGATCTTATGGAGCGATAAGGAACGGCTGGAACAATCCAGGCAGAAAACCGTTACTGTCCTAGCCACTCCCTcggttgttttgtttgtgtttttgtagaaGCTGTCCTCCAGATTTGTTGTTATTCTTCTGCGTTGGGTGTCACTGAACTTTGTACTGGTAGCATTGTTCTCGTTATGCATGCTGCTtgtgttgtggaacatcctgATTTGATCGGTGGTGATTACTTCATTGTGGTGGGGAAAATAAATTTTGGCAACAAACcgtttttttcctctcagccTAGACCCTGAGTCCTTGTGTTGCTGATTTAGAGGCTGGGATTGTAGCTCGTAGTTAAAACTGAATGTTGAGGTTGGGCTGTTGTGTGACGTTCTGTTGTATTGCAGGGCCTCAGTACGGGACGGTGGAGCGAGCCTGGTGTGCCCTGATGACTGAAGCGGAGAAGGTCAGCGATCTCCACATGGAGATGAAGGGTGTTCTCATGGGTGAGGActttgaaaaagtgaaaaactggCAGAAAGACGCCTACCACAAGCAGATGATCGGCGGGTTCAAGGAAACCAAAGAGGCCGAGGATGGCTTTCGCAAAGCTCAAAAACCTTGGGCCAAGAAACTTAAAGAGGTACAACCACACAGAGTGTTTTCCCAACCACGGAAGTTTTTTCAAagacattattttttttggctatTTAGTAAAGATACTCACATTCCTGAGCTGGTTGTTCAGTCCCTATCTCCCTGCATAGTTAGTGAAACAAATATCACACTACTGTGTTAACAGCTCATGTTTTGTATTAGTCAGTTAGCTTTCAATAGGATTTAGGGAACCACTGATTTAAGGTGCACATAACAGCGAGTTCAAGTTTTGTTTTGACTCGCTCCGTGTTCATTAATGAAATCCATACACTCCATTTAGCTGAAAAATATCTTCTTTAATTTCATCTCCTtcataaatcaaaacaaacaaaaggcacTATCAATATAAATCTTAACACTGAAGAAACTGTGCGACTCCCTCTCCTTATGTGCATGAGCTGCCTCTCTGCTGTCCCCTGttcttaaagggccagtacacaaTTTTCCCTTGATATCTATTTCAATGTAACAAATAAAgaatattcttttaaataatacacATGTATCAAAATGGgtttttacaaatgtaaacatgtaaaaaaaaaaataaacatttaaagggtaatcctttattgtgaaatactcAAGCTTAACAAGCAACTGAGCTTTGCAAATAGGCTCCTACAGTGCTTGTACCTAAACTGGAAACATTCTGTACTTTTCCACTGCAAAAGTGCTCTCAAGTTCTCTCATGCTGCTAGCACAAAACAAAGAACCAGTGACGTTAGGGGCATGTTTTTTTCCCTAACGACATGACTGGATCATTTTTCACTAGTTGACTAGTAATTCAGAAGAGTAGCTGACTAGTCTTTACTGTAGTTAACGCAAAAACTGTTTGGGGATGTTTGTATTTTTAGgcggttttatttgtttagccaAGAGCGCACCAAACCACACTTCAGTTAACAGCCACACGGACATTATTTTCAGCTTCAAAaggctcctttttttttttttttttttttttttaataaatcctACACTttcaactaataataataattattattattattattattattattattattattattattattattattattgctgcgATAAACGTGCAAAATAATCAtatactcatgttcgacacaggTGAATCAAAGCagcgaagagggctttggctgaatgtatgttgtgatgacgtcgcatgttgcgtcttggcccaaatctaggggaaaattgcaagctcctcctaATATCGTGGCGTTTGCGTGATTTTTGCATTAAATTCTGCGATCGCGAAATCCTGTAGGGACTTTTTGCACCGACACACTGGTGTACATCAGAAGCACCGAACGAGAGACAATTTCAggtcttttatttcttttaaggAGCACTCTGTCCCTGTTTCTTCAGGTGGACACGATGAAAAAGGCCTACCACACAGCCTGCAAGGAAGAGAAGTTGGCCACCAGCAGGGAGAATAACAGCAAGATGGAGAACAACAATCCAGAGGCCCAGAAAAAGCTCCAAGACAAAGTAGAGAAGTGCCAGCAGGATGttcagaaggtgtgtgtgtgtactgtatatgcatgTCTGCTTGTGCAGGCATGTCTGCAAATATGTATTCAAGACAATCGGGCGGATTGTAGTttgtttaaaggctttaaaaaaattttttatcctAGTGTTTTAGATCCCGCTTGCAGGGGCTAATTTGGGCTCAAAAATGAGCAAACTAGGGCTGCCACATTTGTTGCCTTCAAAATGTAATTAgtgtaaaaatataatatttgaatGCACTTAGCTTTATAATGCCACACAAAGTGAATATGTATAAACAGTATGCATTTTGTAATGTGAAAATTGGTCAGTTTCCCAAGCAAAGTTGTTCCTACAGAGATAATAACATGAGTGACTCTAGTTACTTGTGAAAAATCAGAATAGAAGGcattatggtgtgtgtgtgtgtgtgctgggtgCATCAGACTAAGGAGCGCTATGAGAAGGCCCTGGAGGAGCTGGATAAGGTAACACCTCAGtacatggagaacatggagcAGGTGTTTGAACAGTGGCAGCAGTTTGAGGACAAGAGACTGTGTTTCTTCAAAGAGGTCCTACTGGATGTCAAACAGCACCTTGACCTTTCTACCAATCACAAGTAAGAGATGAGCTTTACACTTTATGCATAACAGTGTGTTGTATTATAGTAAAAGTGCACAGGACTGCAGGATTCGCAGGGTATCTCtcttccaaaaaagttgggatgctgtgtgaagtgtcaataaaaacagaatgcaatgatttgcaaatctcataaacccatatgttattcacaatagaacatagaaaacagatcaaatgtttaaactgaggaaacgtaccatttttcagttgaattcaGCGAAACCATTTGAagtattcgttgtgttgaactatttcagttgcttttgcttgattttgttcaTTGCTTGTtcaacagctgaaagtctgtaaattttgacaataaacctgatttgcagtgggggttgaataactttgattgcaactgtatatattgacgaatattaattaattttatgtaTATTCACAAATATATTAAATCAAATTATATCTATATTGAAGGATATACAATTTACAATAATTCTGAAGTTATGGCAAAATATAACGtattttacaaaaatgaaatatgGGAATTTTGTCGGCAGGCAAGTCACACTCTAGTTCTCACTAGTGCTTACGCTACACTGCATGAATGGGGAGAAAACTATTTCTGTCAAGGGCAGTCATGGGAAATGTCGCAAGTTTTTCAAGAAGCTACCTAAGGCTGTGTTCAcatgtaacgtgtgtgtgtttgtttttttttttttttttttttttttttaaagcgttcAGCTCCTGTGTATATAATCCTATTCATAATAATCCTATGGCGTAGATAGTGTTTTCAAAAAAAGCGATATTTTTGGATatttatgtacacacacacacacacacacacacacacacacacgtttataaATTTTGTTCCAAAATGCAGTTGAGAGCATCCCAAAAGACATGAACAGCTATGCAAGTTAGCTAGGCTAACAAGTTCTTTAGTTGTAAAATAGCCTACATCAGTTATCTGTTATATATCTGTTATTGCGATTGTTAACATCCACAAGAATTACTCCCTAACAAAAACAGTTCATACTATGTTTATTCTTTGTTGATAGTTGATATGTTGTAATCACCATGTTGAGATGACGTTACAGAGAAATATGCAATAGTTTTTGAATAGCTTGAATGATCTTGGCATCTGTCAAACACCAATCACACAAAGGTTCGTTATTCTGATGTGATGCCAAAATGCCTTTTTATAAACCTTTCTATGGTAGGCAAACCCTCATTATATACTTATGGTTCATGTCACAGCTGGACCTACTGTCTGAGCCATGGTGTTGTATGAAAATATTGCActacttctgaccaatcagattcgaaaATTCACTGTGGTGTAAATCGTAACAAATGACAGTCACACTGACCTTAGGCTACTTTTATAACCACTGAGTAACACTTTTTGTGGTGTCTCAATGTGTGGTTCTCATCTCTCAGGTTCCAGGATGTGTATCAGTCATTGGAGGACACAATCCAGGCAGCTGACACAGAGGAAGATCTGAAATGGTTCCGTTCCAACCATGGCCCAGGCATGCCTATGAACTGGCCCCAGTTTgaggtacacacgcacacacactaataagaCACTGTTCTAATCTGGTCAGACTAGTATGTTTGAGACAGCTAAAAGTCTCTAATCTGTAAGTAGCAGTTACTTTGAGTAAACTGTTCAATTTTTACCAATCTGTAAAAGAGTTCTTTTTGTTCAGTGTAATTTTATCTTTCTGTATCAGCTGAGCTGCAAGAAGAGAGAGAACCAGTCTGTCAGGATTTACCCAGTTGTGCACATAGCCAGAATTTGCATCTGTTTTTCTTGAGTGCATAATGGATTtcttgcttctttctttctctgtttcttttgaCCTTTTTGACACACCCGTTCTCTTTAATagtctgaaggaaaaaaaaaatggagcatAAACTTTTTATATGAAATGAGTCTGTGCCAGATAGCTTCTCTTAATCCAGTCATCATGTAAGTGGCATGGGAGCACTGGCTGTGTCGCACagtacatggacaacaataatccactattaacctgattaagatgatactctaagaaactaccatgtaaacagcagtttttaattaccttaatctgattaaggtcatactcgaagtaaacactaatcgatttaagacaggtggagtactcctgttttagtcgcattatcaacgtgtattacagacatgtaaacaccttaatcacatttattaacgttgtgtgagttttcaccgcattttgcgacaggacacgatcacacacagcagttctCGACATTTTACAGCGAAcaagagttcggctgcgtcccaaaccgcatacttgcctactataggcctgtagtggggaaacaatacatgtatctcggctactatatagacggtacgtacgcggtttgggacgcagcccacggttttaagcagttgtctattagcacatatagcatgacaaataattaactgcacttaaagcattcgttaaaaaaaattaaataaaaacacccaaaactgtatacggtactataacgaagacgaactgtgtgtagatgcgtgaaattctggagggatgttGGACGGTGTGGcgcagtgacgtaatgacgtgccgttaatctaattgtTCTATAacgtaaaacgggtacatgaaaggagtattctaaaagcgacgtatgtaaacaccttaatcacattatcttACTcggagtaaggtcaataattagattactgccgtccatgtaaacgtagtcactgactcTATTCCTTTTTGTGCTAACTGGGTTCTTCCGTATGAGTTTAAATAACAACTGGGTGATCAGGGCATAAATTCCTTAATGGCTTCTGGAGATcagttttaatcattttgttGTAATCTGACCAATCATTTACATCGCTTCTAGGGCTGcaaaataaaagtgttaatattGCGATCTTTTAATGCAAATATGCTTCACAAATAACATTTATTCTGCATGAGCACCACTATTCACTGTATTTGCTGTGGCCAGTGCTGTGGGATTTTACCATGTGCTCTTTTGCACACACCTCGACCTGTCCATGAGTTCTATGGAAAGTGCAGGAAAGAAACAATATTGAAAAATTAAGCTGTGagagaatttaaaaatgaaccaaAAGCCCACTCACAGTAAAAAGCAATGgaattttgtaatattttatacaaaataGAAATTTCCCAATTACTAAACATGCAATAGGCAAATGATTAAATTGTTGAATGAACGGTGTGAGTGAGTCATTGCTTTTTCTCACCAATTCATCAATAGATCCTTAACATGTAGAGTCAGTTCATCAAGAATTTAATCAATGTACCTGTTGTTCCATACAAAATTGATGTGTTGAAGAAATTTGGAATTCTCATCTCAAAGGCCTAAGTCAAAAGTTGTGATTTTTCATttgatcaaaataaataaataaataaataaataaacaaacatgcagCCCTTATAGCTTCCTGTTCCAGCTGTACAACACAGCATGCAGATCAGCCTTTAATCAAGAAACAACTTCTATTAAGCAGCTCGGCATGTGACCTGCTGGTAAATGGTGGTCTTTTCCCAGGGAGTCTGGTATTTTTCTGACTAACCCACTCCCTCTCTGCTCTAATCCAGAAGGTGGACTTATCACAGTTGTGTTTGCATAAGAGAAGGTCCATTATAGTGAGTTTGACATGGCTGACTTTAATGCTGCTGTCACAAGGGTTTCTGGGTTCtttcccatctttacttctacTCCGTTTACTTGTagtggcgtgtgtgtgttcgagATTTTTATCTGTTCTGATTTAACAACACTGATAAGGTTTCATGCAATTCCTAATGTTCTAGCAACAATAGATGTAGTGTACACTCCCCCATATTTCCTGGGGGGTTTTAATATCAAAAGCAATTACAATTTGAATAGAATTTCtttagaagtaaaaaaaaattataataaaaaaaaaaagcagcagcattTAAAGATTTTCCATAACAGCTGTAATGTAAAATCAGTTATTAGAGATTTTTTGACCATTCAAATGTCGGTAAACCTGGCATGCATTACAGTACAATAGGCTACAGTGGAATGATGAATGTGTTAATACTGACTCCAGGTGCTGACAGCTGTTTTTGCAGTTGGAAATAAAATGCACCAGCACTTTACTGCTTCTGTGCTTTAAATTAACACCCAAAATCAGTAAGTGCCTTCACATTGGTCAGTGTGTGCAGCATTTCAGTAGTGTTCTCACACACAGGaagtgttttggggttgttgtttttttcctctcctgctGTGCATCACACATACAGAATGAACTGATGATCAAAagggcacgcacacacaaagtaGGACATATTGTGGAAATCAACAGCAAAGTGAAACTGATTTACAAACCAGTGAGAACTTGTTGAGACAAATATCCTGTATAAGCTCTCAGCATAGGTTTTCTGTGGTTGCTACGGTGATGAGAACAACCTCTCTGAAGTCCACGTAGGAAGCTACTGAGGAACTACTAACCAATTGTAGCCAATTATTGAAACTTTTAGCCACTTAGTGAAGAGACTGCCTGTTTGTGTGAGGCATTTTATCCCCTAAAAGTTTTCTGGTAGTCATAAATTTGACAAATACACTAATAAATAAGCATGATCAGAAATATgtcaaatgtgttttttgtcttCTCAACCAGGTGGAGAGTTCCTCTGCCACATAATATTCTAATTTTAATCTGAGAAAGGCAGATGGGTATATGTAAAACTTCTAACTAGAAGTCTGGATATGCAAACAGCTAGAGAGATGAGTTCAAGAGATTggtgcagaaatatatattataactcGTGTTATGATCTTTTAAATTGAACATGTTTCTATCGAAAACCTAATGTTTAAGAATCCAGGCTAGGTCATGTATTTCTCAAATACAATTTTACAATAATGGGTGAACATTTCATCCATGTGTTTGGACTCGCAGCAGCCCGGGGAATGTGGCTTTTGCATTTGGCTGACACTCTGTTAGCATCTGGGCTGTATTGCACTCTTTACTAAGTTGCTTTATcgctgtgtgagtgtgagcgcGTGCACACCATGCAtgtttgtttaatcagttgtACTGATTGAGAGGTGTAATCTGGTATGCAGGCACAGCGGCCCTCTTTTCTGCTTTATtagtgacgtgtgtgtgtgtgtgtgtgtgtgtgtgtgtgtgtgtgtgtgtgtgtgtgtgtgtgtgtgtgtgtgtgtgtgtgtgtgtgtgtgtgtgtgtgtgtgtgtgtgtgtgtgtgtgttactaggACTGGTCTGTAGACTTTAATCGGTCACTGAGtcgaagagaaaaaaagaagccaagCGATGAAGTAACACTTACAGGCATCAGTCAAACAGGAGAACGAGCAACCAAGACCAGTAACAGGTAACCAGTATATTCTGCTTCCTCACTTTTTAATAGGGTCTCTTTGCTGTAGTCTCTCTGCATCCATGCTCAGAACTACGAGAGCAAGTGAATGCCGGTGTTTATACAGAGCGTATATATTTAATTCAGAATTTAGGACGTCCCAAGAAGCGTCACCTACACAGAGCTACACATCTGAGGAATCAGACCTTAAAGGAAAATCTAGCATAACACAAATTTAAACCTCCAGCTGTTACTCAAGCGTAGGCATACCAAAGCTGTTCTTTATGCAGTTTAATCTAATTTTCCAGAGAGTATTAATGTCAAAAATAATATTGTTTACTtagcctttttttattattatttttttttaagacttgGTGTTATCCATGCAGCAGGAGCTGGCAATATTCTTGTTCGTGTCTGTTGTTAACACATACCCTGCTTCTTAAACACTAGATATCTAAAAGCACATCTTATTCATTTTAAGCTTAATTTACAAATGTCTACCTGAATTATTTAATAAGGATTTCTGTAGGGTTCACTCTTTTTGCAATATAGGGAAATGTGCCACAATAGTGTGTGGCAATCACGCATTAAGTTGACTAAtgtatttctttaattattctCCCTCACCTTTAACCTCACCTCTCTTCATACTTCCGATGTTTGCAGCATACAGGATGTGTTTAAAATATGCCCAGTGTTTCCCCTGGAAATTTCTTTAATGTGAAACAGAAAATTCAGCATTATATACCAGTTTAGACCAAGGTTGTAGGTTGTATTTTACTTGCTGTCAAATACCATGTTTTTCTCTAATTGTTGATTATATTACTTCCTTTTCTCATAATTGTAGTGCCATTCGTTGAATAGAGGCAAATTAGTGTAAAATACCTGTTTAGGAAGATCACTTCTATCTGTTTTTTTGTAGAGCCCTTcaaaagtggtgtgtgtgtgtgtgggggtgcgCTGAGGGAGTTACCTATAAGAATGTGAAGTATGCCAGGAGTGCTACAGCTTTATTTAACCTAGTGGGTTGAGTTAACGCATTTCTGTCCACACAcgtatgattaaaaaaaaaaactttttttatttaacatggtTATTAGAGATCTCTGTCCACAAGAAAACACAAATGATTTGAAACGGCTCAAAGTAAGCCAGGCCAATTTTGTGGCAATGGTATTTCATTCCATGTGTAGCTAcgtatacactaccagtcaaaagtttggagacactcgattgaactgtttctcatgatcttaaacaccttttgatctgaaggtgcatgagtaaatgtttgaaatcggtgttgtagacaaaaatataattgtaccAACATATCGATTTCTTTCATTCctcttttaatactgtttaaaaagtgtCTCTGGGacattcctcaagaaatcggttgaggaAAATACCAAgaatttctggaaattctaggccaaaagggggtctactttgaagatgctaaaatacaaatttatttttgattcattttggattttttatcacaacataaattcccatagttccatttgtttCTCCAGAGTTTTcatgactttattattctaaaatgtggaaaatagaatttaaaaatgtgtgtaaactTCTGACCAGTAGTGTATATCAACATACACTGTTGACATGGTCAATGACTCCTTCatttg
Coding sequences within:
- the pacsin2 gene encoding protein kinase C and casein kinase substrate in neurons protein 2 isoform X1, translating into MSDYTDSMNDVSSDSFWEVGNYKRAVKRLDDGNRLCNDLMNCIHERARIEKAYAQQLTEWAKRWRQLIDKGPQYGTVERAWCALMTEAEKVSDLHMEMKGVLMGEDFEKVKNWQKDAYHKQMIGGFKETKEAEDGFRKAQKPWAKKLKEVDTMKKAYHTACKEEKLATSRENNSKMENNNPEAQKKLQDKVEKCQQDVQKTKERYEKALEELDKVTPQYMENMEQVFEQWQQFEDKRLCFFKEVLLDVKQHLDLSTNHKFQDVYQSLEDTIQAADTEEDLKWFRSNHGPGMPMNWPQFEDWSVDFNRSLSRREKKKPSDEVTLTGISQTGERATKTSNSLTVPSSTDPVCLNPFDDEEDEEETPAEPPNSSPASVKKEEVVAKITSNVAKTRDLSEEETGNPFAADTNGNGNPFEDEPGSPKFSVPVRALYDYEGQEQDELSFKAGDEFIKIGEEDEQGWCKGRLKDGRVGLYPANYVEDIQ
- the pacsin2 gene encoding protein kinase C and casein kinase substrate in neurons protein 2 isoform X2 encodes the protein MSDYTDSMNDVSSDSFWEVGNYKRAVKRLDDGNRLCNDLMNCIHERARIEKAYAQQLTEWAKRWRQLIDKGPQYGTVERAWCALMTEAEKVSDLHMEMKGVLMGEDFEKVKNWQKDAYHKQMIGGFKETKEAEDGFRKAQKPWAKKLKEVDTMKKAYHTACKEEKLATSRENNSKMENNNPEAQKKLQDKVEKCQQDVQKTKERYEKALEELDKVTPQYMENMEQVFEQWQQFEDKRLCFFKEVLLDVKQHLDLSTNHKFQDVYQSLEDTIQAADTEEDLKWFRSNHGPGMPMNWPQFEDWSVDFNRSLSRREKKKPSDEVTLTGISQTGERATKTSNSTSNVAKTRDLSEEETGNPFAADTNGNGNPFEDEPGSPKFSVPVRALYDYEGQEQDELSFKAGDEFIKIGEEDEQGWCKGRLKDGRVGLYPANYVEDIQ